A window from Eubalaena glacialis isolate mEubGla1 chromosome 1, mEubGla1.1.hap2.+ XY, whole genome shotgun sequence encodes these proteins:
- the TNFAIP6 gene encoding tumor necrosis factor-inducible gene 6 protein: MVILIYLFVLLWEEAHGWGFKNGIFHNSIWLEQAAGVYHREARSGKYKLTYAEAKAVCEYEGGHLATYKQLEAARKIGFHICAAGWMAKGRVGYPIVKPGPNCGFGKTGIIDYGVRLNRSERWDAYCYNPHAKECGGVFTDPKQIFKSPGFPNEYDDNQICYWHIRLKYGQRIHLSFLDFDLEDDPACLADYVEIYDSYDDVHGFVGRYCGDELPEDIISTGNVMTLKFLSDASVTAGGFQIKYVAVDPLSKSSQGKNTSTTSPGNKNFLAGRFSHL; this comes from the exons ATGGTCAtcttaatttacttatttgtctTGCTGTGGGAAGAGGCTCACGGATGGGGATTCAAGAATGGAATTTTTCATAACTCCATATGGCTTG AACAAGCAGCAGGCGTGTACCACAGAGAAGCGCGGTCTGGCAAGTACAAGCTCACCTACGCAGAGGCGAAGGCGGTGTGTGAATATGAAGGTGGCCATCTTGCCACCTACAAGCAGTTAGAGGCAGCCAGAAAAATTG GATTTCATATCTGTGCTGCTGGGTGGATGGCCAAGGGCAGAGTTGGATACCCCATTGTGAAGCCAGGGCCCAACTGTGGATTTGGAAAAACTGGTATTATTGATTACGGAGTCCGTCTGAACAGAAGTGAAAGATGGGATGCTTATTGCTACAACCCACATG caAAGGAGTGTGGTGGTGTCTTCACAGATccaaagcaaatttttaaatctCCAGGCTTCCCAAATGAGTATGATGATAACCAAATCTGCTACTGGCACATTAGACTCAAGTATGGTCAGCGTATTCACCTGAGTTTTTTGGACTTTGACCTTGAAGATGACCCAGCTTGCTTGGCTGACTATGTTGAAATATATGACAGTTACGATGATGTCCATGGCTTTGTGGGAAG atactGTGGAGATGAGCTTCCAGAAGACATCATTAGTACAG gaaATGTCATGACCCTGAAGTTTCTAAGTGATGCTTCAGTGACAGCAGGAGGTTTCCAAATCAAATATGTTGCAGTGGATCCTCTATCCAAATCCAGTCAAGGAAAGAATACAAGTACTACTTCTCCtggaaataaaaactttttagcTGGAAGATTTAGCCATTTATAA